From one Planktothrix agardhii NIES-204 genomic stretch:
- the clpP_2 gene encoding ATP-dependent Clp protease proteolytic subunit, with translation MIPTVIEQSGRGERAFDIYSRLLRDRIIFLGQQVTADLANLIVAQMLFLDAEDPEKDIYLYINSPGGSVSAGLGIFDTMNHIRPDVSTICLGLAASMGAFLLSAGAKGKRMSLPHSRIMIHQPLGGAQGQATDIEIQAREILYIKKRLNQHLADHTGQPLSRIEDDTERDFFMSAEESMHYGLIDQVINRRPSAANPVAS, from the coding sequence ATGATCCCAACCGTTATTGAACAATCGGGTCGTGGCGAAAGAGCCTTTGATATCTATTCTCGGCTATTACGCGATCGAATTATTTTCCTCGGACAACAGGTAACAGCCGATTTAGCTAACTTAATTGTGGCCCAGATGCTGTTCCTCGATGCTGAAGACCCAGAAAAAGATATCTACCTCTACATCAACTCCCCAGGAGGTTCGGTGTCGGCGGGTTTAGGGATTTTTGACACCATGAACCACATCCGCCCCGATGTTTCCACTATTTGTCTGGGTTTAGCCGCTAGTATGGGGGCGTTTCTGTTGAGTGCGGGGGCCAAGGGTAAACGGATGAGTCTTCCCCATTCGCGGATTATGATCCACCAACCGTTAGGGGGCGCCCAAGGACAGGCGACGGATATTGAGATTCAGGCCAGGGAAATTTTGTATATAAAAAAACGCCTGAATCAACATTTAGCCGACCACACGGGTCAGCCCCTATCCCGCATTGAAGACGACACAGAACGGGATTTCTTCATGTCGGCGGAAGAATCTATGCACTACGGTTTAATTGACCAAGTAATTAACCGTCGTCCCTCGGCGGCTAATCCGGTTGCGAGTTAA
- a CDS encoding pentapeptide repeat protein, with product MNQVIVKANEFKLLVKESQSDSRSIFFKSATQTLLKNSSQQSLMVHNNANFGKRFDDLSSRQTDADLTLNSRQSNLPDFKEVIDFIESFDYLSN from the coding sequence ATGAATCAAGTTATTGTTAAGGCGAATGAATTTAAACTCTTAGTTAAAGAAAGTCAAAGTGATTCTCGGTCTATATTTTTTAAATCCGCCACTCAAACCCTATTAAAAAATAGCAGTCAACAAAGTTTAATGGTTCATAATAATGCTAATTTTGGTAAACGATTTGATGACCTATCTAGTCGTCAAACCGATGCCGATTTAACTCTCAATTCCCGTCAATCTAATCTACCCGATTTTAAAGAAGTGATTGATTTTATCGAAAGTTTTGATTATCTTAGTAATTGA
- a CDS encoding pentapeptide repeat-containing protein, with protein sequence MIESELVKVYQIVKKYQEGERDFSGINLNENNLSRIKANLIQSDWVGADLSGATLTGAKLYNVHRFSLKAEDLKCEWIDLSPHGDHTHVVNFNPETLKKFFNQSLPLVQIFVDAPLDFESKKKI encoded by the coding sequence ATGATTGAAAGTGAATTAGTAAAAGTCTACCAAATTGTTAAAAAATATCAAGAAGGGGAGAGGGATTTTAGTGGAATTAACCTGAATGAAAATAATTTAAGCCGGATTAAAGCGAATTTAATTCAATCGGACTGGGTAGGGGCGGATTTATCGGGAGCTACCTTAACCGGAGCCAAACTTTATAATGTTCATAGATTTAGTTTAAAAGCCGAAGATCTTAAATGTGAATGGATTGATTTAAGCCCCCATGGAGATCATACTCATGTTGTAAATTTTAATCCCGAAACCCTGAAAAAGTTTTTTAATCAAAGTCTTCCCTTGGTGCAAATTTTTGTGGATGCTCCGTTGGATTTTGAATCTAAGAAGAAAATTTAG
- the tyrA gene encoding prephenate dehydrogenase, with translation MNIGIIGLGLIGGSLGLDLYSHRQQTQTQIHKSDSATSPPPSYRILGISLKQKTCEVAVERGVVDEASVDLSLMGQADVIFICTPIAAIAPTIIELIPHLQPHTILTDVGSVKKPIVETCSALWPNFVGGHPMAGNTETGINAAQHDLFINKPYVITPTSNTPTESIKIVESIVNLLQAKIYHCQPEEHDRAVAWISHLPVIISGSLIAALRLENNPDVDLLAHYFASSGFRDTSRVGGGNPELGLMMAKYNREALLRSLKSYKQTLDQITNYIEQEDWQTLDKQLNQNHSDRLKFHF, from the coding sequence ATGAATATTGGTATTATTGGATTGGGTTTAATTGGCGGATCACTCGGTTTAGATTTATATAGTCATCGACAACAAACCCAAACCCAAATTCACAAATCTGACTCCGCGACATCTCCACCCCCATCCTATCGCATTCTGGGTATCAGTCTTAAACAAAAAACCTGCGAGGTTGCTGTTGAACGCGGGGTTGTGGATGAAGCTAGTGTGGATTTATCTTTGATGGGTCAAGCTGACGTTATTTTTATTTGTACCCCTATTGCTGCGATCGCTCCCACCATTATAGAATTAATTCCCCATTTACAACCCCATACTATTTTAACCGATGTGGGTTCTGTGAAAAAACCAATTGTAGAAACTTGTTCCGCCCTATGGCCGAATTTTGTCGGGGGACATCCGATGGCGGGGAATACGGAAACCGGAATTAACGCAGCCCAACATGATTTATTCATTAATAAACCCTATGTAATTACACCGACTAGCAACACCCCCACCGAATCAATTAAAATTGTAGAATCAATTGTAAATTTATTACAAGCTAAAATCTACCATTGTCAACCAGAAGAACATGATCGGGCCGTAGCTTGGATTTCCCATTTACCTGTAATTATTAGTGGTAGTTTAATTGCGGCTTTAAGATTAGAAAATAATCCCGATGTTGATCTATTAGCCCACTATTTTGCTAGTTCAGGATTTAGGGATACCAGTCGGGTCGGGGGGGGAAATCCAGAATTAGGATTAATGATGGCAAAATATAATCGGGAAGCCCTATTGCGATCGCTCAAATCCTACAAACAAACCCTAGATCAAATCACCAATTATATTGAACAAGAAGACTGGCAGACCCTAGACAAACAGTTAAATCAAAATCATTCAGATCGACTAAAATTCCACTTCTAA
- a CDS encoding putative cold shock protein, DNA-binding, producing the protein MAKIKGQVKWFNDSKGFGFITPDDGSKDIFVHHSAIQSNGFKTLTEGQKVEFEIQQGQKGPSAMNVILL; encoded by the coding sequence ATGGCTAAAATTAAAGGTCAGGTCAAATGGTTCAACGACTCAAAAGGCTTTGGTTTCATTACCCCCGATGATGGCTCTAAAGATATTTTTGTACACCACTCGGCTATTCAAAGCAATGGCTTTAAAACCCTAACTGAGGGCCAGAAAGTGGAATTTGAGATCCAACAGGGTCAAAAAGGCCCCTCCGCAATGAATGTGATCCTTTTATGA
- the cspA1 gene encoding putative cold shock protein: protein MAKLTGKVKWFNESKGFGFITPSDGSKDVFVHFSAIQSNTFKTLAENQEVAFEIEQGQKGPSAVNVIVL from the coding sequence ATGGCTAAACTGACAGGTAAAGTCAAATGGTTCAACGAGTCCAAAGGCTTTGGTTTCATCACTCCCTCTGATGGCTCGAAAGATGTTTTTGTACATTTCTCGGCTATTCAAAGCAATACTTTTAAAACTCTGGCTGAAAACCAGGAAGTAGCATTTGAGATCGAACAGGGTCAAAAAGGCCCCTCCGCAGTGAATGTGATTGTCTTATAA
- a CDS encoding hypothetical protein (protein of unknown function DUF820) yields MIQAISTTVTFDEFIAGYPERSEYHYELHNGEIVEMPKPTGKHSRVAGFLIAELNFEIRRLKLPYFIPKESVIKSARDQSGYEPDVIVIDEGRVIDNPRWEKESVITQGSSVPLVVEVVSTNWSDDYALKLEEYEILGIYEYWIIDYLGLGGRRFIGNPKRPTISVYQLVEGEYQLHQFRENQRIESLIFPDLNLTALEIFQAGK; encoded by the coding sequence ATGATTCAAGCAATATCTACAACCGTAACATTTGATGAATTTATCGCTGGGTATCCAGAAAGATCGGAATATCACTACGAATTACACAACGGAGAAATTGTAGAAATGCCTAAACCCACAGGTAAACATTCACGGGTTGCAGGTTTTTTGATTGCTGAACTTAACTTTGAAATTAGACGATTAAAACTTCCTTATTTTATTCCTAAAGAAAGCGTGATTAAATCTGCTCGTGATCAGTCTGGATATGAACCTGATGTGATTGTAATTGATGAAGGACGGGTTATAGATAATCCTCGATGGGAAAAAGAATCGGTTATTACTCAAGGAAGTTCTGTACCATTGGTGGTTGAAGTTGTTTCAACTAATTGGAGTGATGATTATGCTTTAAAACTAGAAGAATACGAGATTTTGGGCATTTATGAATACTGGATTATAGATTATTTAGGATTAGGAGGAAGAAGATTTATCGGAAATCCTAAACGACCTACTATTTCCGTCTACCAGCTTGTTGAAGGAGAGTATCAACTCCACCAATTTCGAGAAAATCAACGCATTGAATCACTGATTTTTCCAGACTTAAATTTGACAGCTTTAGAGATTTTTCAAGCAGGTAAATGA